From a single Halorussus limi genomic region:
- a CDS encoding MarR family transcriptional regulator, with protein sequence MIVFATGSDPETTPEQRFERLLNLPPSAKLVYKVLEQADAPLTQGQIREQALLPPRTTRDALTKLEDQELVEEQLYVPDARKRLYERRSVETPEDAEFSA encoded by the coding sequence GTGATCGTTTTTGCCACGGGCAGTGACCCGGAGACGACTCCGGAGCAACGATTCGAGCGACTTCTGAACCTCCCGCCGAGTGCGAAACTCGTCTACAAGGTGTTAGAGCAGGCGGACGCACCGCTGACTCAGGGCCAAATTCGCGAGCAGGCGCTCCTCCCGCCGCGGACGACCCGCGACGCGCTGACCAAACTCGAAGACCAGGAACTCGTCGAGGAGCAGTTGTACGTCCCCGACGCGCGCAAGCGACTGTACGAGCGTCGGTCGGTCGAGACCCCCGAGGACGCCGAGTTCTCGGCGTAA
- a CDS encoding MutS-related protein, with amino-acid sequence MRLEEYWGVGPKTRERLEAELGTERAVEAIESGEVRALVAAGLPRGRATRILRRANGGEGMSVLATRDTRAVYKELLDVASGYAVTEDAADRIRVLTPLMERETAEARLDSVMDAAESWAGLDGETREAVLSAFAEYAEDDRIGGEEAAVRTALALRDAGLSTGAFSRVADIDRGDLEAAASALSDLDGGDVARGVDDELDSLRDALDGVESLSADSLDAMQEIREEARAGAEFGEVVVDYVASETDAGFRRVRDATPDEAVDATDFVNATLRELTDDLRESVAERERSVARRLRGRIAENRDAIDAASAAVSDLAFNLSLARFAVDFDLVRPSFVENGFAVRNARNVSIEASDEAVQPVTYAVGGHDLPGDSESEDPTPPSGDRVSVLTGANSGGKTTLLETLCQVALLAQMGLPVPAERAEVSISEDIVFHRRHASFNAGVLESTLRSIVPPLTEGANTLMLVDEFEAITEPGSAADLLHGLVRLTVDRGALGVFVTHLADDLKPLPEKARKDGIFAEGLDDDLELEVDYQPRFGTVGRSTPEFIVSRLLAGADERAERAGFETLARAVGEEAVQRTLDDWSPEASADD; translated from the coding sequence ATGCGACTGGAGGAGTACTGGGGCGTCGGACCCAAGACGCGCGAGCGACTCGAAGCCGAACTCGGCACCGAGCGCGCGGTCGAGGCCATCGAGTCCGGCGAGGTCCGGGCGCTCGTCGCCGCGGGTCTGCCCCGCGGGCGCGCGACCCGCATCCTCCGCCGAGCGAACGGCGGCGAGGGCATGTCGGTGCTGGCGACCCGCGACACCCGCGCCGTCTACAAGGAACTGCTCGACGTGGCCAGCGGCTACGCCGTGACCGAGGACGCGGCCGACCGCATCCGAGTGCTGACGCCGCTGATGGAGCGAGAGACGGCCGAGGCGCGCCTCGACTCCGTGATGGACGCCGCGGAGTCGTGGGCCGGACTGGACGGCGAGACCCGCGAGGCGGTGCTGTCGGCGTTCGCCGAGTACGCCGAGGACGACCGCATCGGCGGCGAAGAGGCCGCGGTCCGGACCGCGCTGGCGCTCCGAGACGCCGGCCTCTCGACGGGAGCGTTCTCGCGCGTGGCCGACATCGACCGCGGCGATTTGGAGGCCGCGGCGTCGGCGCTGAGCGACCTCGACGGCGGCGACGTCGCCCGCGGCGTGGACGACGAACTCGACTCCCTACGCGACGCGCTCGACGGCGTCGAATCCCTCTCGGCCGACTCGCTCGACGCGATGCAGGAGATACGCGAGGAGGCCCGCGCCGGGGCCGAGTTCGGCGAGGTCGTCGTGGACTACGTCGCCAGCGAGACCGACGCCGGGTTCCGGCGCGTCCGCGACGCGACGCCCGACGAGGCGGTGGACGCGACCGACTTCGTGAACGCCACGCTCCGGGAACTCACCGACGACCTCCGGGAGTCGGTCGCGGAGCGCGAACGGTCGGTCGCCCGGCGCTTGCGCGGCCGCATCGCCGAGAACCGCGACGCGATAGACGCCGCGAGCGCGGCGGTGTCGGACCTCGCGTTCAACCTCTCGTTGGCCCGATTCGCGGTGGACTTCGACCTCGTCCGGCCCTCGTTCGTCGAGAACGGCTTCGCGGTCCGGAACGCCCGGAACGTCTCCATCGAGGCCAGCGACGAGGCGGTTCAGCCAGTGACCTACGCGGTGGGCGGTCACGACCTGCCCGGCGACTCCGAGTCCGAGGACCCGACCCCTCCCAGCGGCGACCGCGTCTCGGTCCTGACCGGCGCGAACTCCGGGGGTAAGACGACCCTGCTCGAGACGCTCTGTCAGGTCGCGCTGCTCGCCCAGATGGGCCTGCCGGTCCCGGCCGAACGGGCCGAGGTGTCCATCTCCGAGGACATCGTCTTCCACCGCCGCCACGCGAGTTTCAACGCCGGCGTGCTGGAATCGACGCTCCGGAGCATCGTCCCGCCGCTGACCGAGGGCGCGAACACCCTGATGCTCGTCGACGAGTTCGAGGCCATCACCGAACCGGGGAGCGCCGCGGACCTCCTCCACGGTCTGGTCCGACTCACAGTGGACCGCGGTGCTTTGGGGGTCTTCGTCACTCACCTCGCCGACGACCTCAAGCCCCTGCCGGAGAAGGCCCGGAAGGACGGCATCTTCGCCGAGGGACTGGACGACGACCTCGAACTCGAAGTGGACTACCAGCCCCGGTTCGGCACGGTCGGGCGGTCCACGCCGGAGTTCATCGTCTCGCGTCTGCTCGCCGGCGCGGACGAACGCGCCGAGCGCGCCGGATTCGAGACGCTGGCCCGCGCGGTCGGAGAGGAGGCCGTCCAGCGCACGCTGGACGACTGGTCGCCCGAAGCCAGCGCCGACGACTGA
- a CDS encoding DUF7504 family protein has product MSSPQSPPSNTLLAGFASPEDAIPEVCEALGRPAETNLLVISYSDNPDAWVRNWQRTAGERPSEFGFVNVGAKTRSAVAASGSGSTARSPSPGDTLPVAAAVSDPADLGRVGVRASEYLEAWADDDRRSVVVLDSLTALLDAATLERAAHFVHVLAGRVESVDGRGYFLMDPVDHDDVSVGVFREYVDAVVDLDASLSE; this is encoded by the coding sequence GTGTCATCTCCGCAGTCTCCTCCCTCCAACACGCTGTTGGCGGGGTTTGCTTCGCCCGAAGACGCGATTCCAGAGGTGTGTGAGGCTCTGGGCCGTCCTGCGGAGACGAATCTGTTGGTCATCTCCTACAGCGACAACCCCGACGCGTGGGTCCGCAACTGGCAGCGCACGGCGGGCGAACGCCCGTCGGAGTTCGGGTTCGTGAACGTCGGTGCCAAGACGCGTTCGGCCGTGGCCGCGAGCGGTTCGGGTTCGACCGCTCGCTCGCCGTCGCCGGGCGACACCTTACCGGTCGCCGCCGCCGTCTCTGACCCGGCCGACCTCGGTCGCGTCGGCGTCCGAGCGAGCGAGTACCTCGAAGCGTGGGCGGACGACGACCGCCGGTCGGTGGTCGTCCTCGACTCGCTGACCGCCCTGCTCGACGCCGCGACCCTCGAACGCGCCGCCCACTTCGTCCACGTCTTGGCCGGCCGCGTCGAGAGCGTGGACGGCCGCGGGTACTTCCTGATGGACCCGGTGGACCACGACGACGTTTCGGTCGGCGTCTTCAGGGAGTACGTCGATGCGGTCGTCGACCTCGACGCCTCGCTCTCGGAGTAA
- a CDS encoding HalX domain-containing protein gives MSPDQPTVLVVDDEQDVADLYAMWLQDDYRVLSAYEGDDALTVLDDTVDVVLLDRRMPGQSGDEVLEVIRDRDINCRVVMVTAVKPDFDILEMGFDDYLVKPVSKDELHEVVEQMLTRVDYGAQLQEYFSLVSKKAVLESEKDPETLYANEEYTELETEIEELGAEVDDTRGQLDDHDDFVGAFQDL, from the coding sequence ATGTCCCCTGATCAACCGACCGTTCTCGTCGTCGACGACGAGCAAGACGTTGCCGACCTCTACGCGATGTGGTTGCAAGACGACTATCGCGTGCTGAGTGCCTACGAGGGCGACGACGCACTCACCGTCCTCGACGACACCGTGGACGTCGTTCTCCTCGACCGTCGGATGCCGGGCCAGTCCGGCGACGAAGTACTCGAAGTCATCCGCGACCGCGACATCAACTGCCGTGTCGTCATGGTGACCGCGGTCAAACCCGACTTCGACATTCTGGAGATGGGCTTCGACGACTACCTCGTCAAGCCGGTCTCGAAGGACGAACTCCACGAAGTCGTCGAACAGATGTTGACCCGCGTCGATTACGGCGCACAACTGCAGGAGTACTTCTCGCTGGTCTCGAAGAAGGCGGTCCTCGAATCCGAGAAGGACCCCGAGACGCTGTACGCCAACGAGGAGTACACCGAACTCGAAACCGAAATCGAGGAACTCGGTGCAGAAGTAGACGACACCCGCGGACAACTCGATGACCACGACGACTTCGTCGGCGCGTTTCAGGACCTCTGA
- a CDS encoding protein kinase domain-containing protein — MAGRERGESDGEERERDRITRLREEARERWGRADDDAESAAADLDSVDPERRAAAAWALAELAAEDPDRSRRISVESDLAPLLTDDDEWVRRGASWAMANVADRHPHRAHAALSEVTESLGDEDPLVRENGVLAVSEVAREYPRAAEPALSRLAELVREDDGLARRYAAETLRRLVAELDEAGFPESIAAAPDVAAFLSDEAGVVVTDDEGDGRPIRVGESSDSPADDEREGGTRNRPETDDRGPPDQLPGAPEIDAGRGDFEHLGDLGTGLLTAAAKARAPTRGDGGQHAVVVLRTLRPDVSPNPTDFEDALRAWAAVDDHPHVAPVLARGPNPRPWVATEFLDGGSLRDHVGSVGFERAVWYAHCLATAVSHAHARGVVHGALRPSAVGFSRTLGAWPVPKVGEWAFGDLLAEVQERPVAPGFAAPEHVAPERFGGPDSSTDVYQLGALCYALFAGRPPFVGDATEIVRRVRREEPSPPSEFAECVPEAVDDLLARALTKRKQARFETAADFRRELEVVARDLSLSYEL; from the coding sequence ATGGCAGGCCGCGAGCGAGGTGAGAGCGACGGCGAGGAGCGCGAACGCGACCGAATCACGCGACTCCGCGAGGAGGCCCGCGAGCGGTGGGGTCGGGCCGACGACGACGCCGAATCGGCCGCGGCCGACCTCGACAGCGTCGACCCCGAGAGACGCGCCGCGGCGGCGTGGGCGCTCGCCGAACTCGCGGCCGAGGACCCGGACCGCTCTCGACGAATCTCGGTCGAGTCCGACCTCGCGCCGCTGTTGACCGACGACGACGAGTGGGTCCGCCGCGGTGCCTCGTGGGCCATGGCGAACGTGGCCGACCGACACCCCCACCGCGCCCACGCCGCGCTCTCCGAAGTCACCGAGAGTCTGGGCGACGAGGACCCGCTGGTCCGGGAGAACGGCGTCCTCGCGGTCTCGGAAGTCGCCCGCGAGTACCCCCGCGCCGCCGAACCCGCGCTGAGTCGCCTCGCCGAACTCGTCCGGGAGGACGACGGACTCGCGCGCCGGTACGCCGCCGAGACGCTCCGCCGACTCGTCGCGGAACTCGACGAGGCCGGTTTCCCCGAGAGCATCGCGGCCGCGCCCGACGTGGCGGCGTTCCTGTCCGACGAGGCGGGCGTCGTCGTGACCGACGACGAGGGCGACGGCCGACCGATTCGGGTCGGCGAGTCGAGCGACTCTCCGGCGGACGACGAACGCGAGGGCGGCACCCGGAACCGACCCGAGACCGACGACCGCGGCCCGCCGGACCAACTCCCCGGCGCGCCGGAAATCGACGCCGGGCGCGGCGACTTCGAACACCTCGGGGATCTCGGCACCGGTCTGCTCACCGCCGCCGCGAAGGCCCGCGCGCCGACGCGAGGCGACGGCGGCCAGCACGCCGTGGTCGTCCTTCGAACGCTCCGCCCCGACGTGAGTCCGAACCCGACCGACTTCGAGGACGCGCTCCGGGCGTGGGCGGCCGTGGACGACCACCCGCACGTCGCGCCCGTCCTCGCTCGCGGCCCGAACCCCCGGCCGTGGGTCGCCACGGAGTTTCTCGACGGCGGGAGTCTGCGCGACCACGTCGGTTCGGTCGGGTTCGAGCGCGCGGTCTGGTACGCCCACTGCCTCGCCACGGCGGTCTCGCACGCCCACGCTCGCGGCGTCGTCCACGGCGCGCTCCGGCCGAGCGCGGTCGGGTTCTCTCGCACTCTCGGCGCGTGGCCGGTCCCGAAGGTCGGCGAGTGGGCCTTCGGCGACCTATTGGCCGAAGTGCAGGAACGCCCGGTGGCACCCGGCTTCGCCGCGCCGGAACACGTCGCGCCCGAGCGGTTCGGCGGCCCCGACTCCTCGACCGACGTGTACCAACTCGGCGCGCTCTGCTACGCGCTGTTCGCCGGCCGACCGCCCTTCGTCGGCGACGCGACCGAAATCGTCCGTCGGGTCCGCCGCGAAGAACCTTCGCCGCCCAGTGAGTTCGCCGAGTGCGTGCCCGAGGCCGTCGACGACCTGCTCGCGCGGGCGCTGACCAAACGGAAGCAGGCCCGCTTCGAGACGGCCGCCGACTTCCGGCGCGAGTTGGAGGTCGTCGCGCGTGACCTGTCGCTATCCTACGAACTGTAA
- a CDS encoding alpha/beta fold hydrolase has protein sequence MKPERAEGATGAPSSDDRESTEGRSEAVSPDSAVRTVTVGDGRRVAYAEYGATDAATDATPVAFLHGTPGSHVLGELYDEAARRRGVRLLAIERPGYGDSTPRPDPSPTDTDYLRAVLDDAGVSRVGVVAFSGGAAHALAFAATCGERVTEIDLVSGATPPSLRDETPVTIRLLGALAAKTPRLLTGLLGVQTWLAKRGPPSVVVGQYTADADEIPDEAAEIVREDFVRALDSHREGMVSESEQAVREWEFALTDVETPVRLWHGDRDENVPVAGARRLAETLPTAGVTVFEGEDHLSTLLRSRSRILDRHAGVDSDE, from the coding sequence ATGAAGCCGGAACGCGCCGAGGGAGCGACCGGAGCGCCGTCGAGCGACGACAGGGAGAGCACCGAGGGACGGTCCGAGGCAGTGTCGCCGGATTCGGCAGTCCGAACCGTCACCGTCGGCGACGGCCGGCGCGTCGCGTACGCCGAGTACGGGGCCACGGACGCCGCGACGGACGCCACGCCGGTCGCGTTCCTCCACGGGACGCCGGGGTCGCACGTCCTCGGCGAGTTGTACGACGAGGCGGCGCGACGGCGCGGCGTCAGACTGCTGGCAATCGAGCGGCCCGGGTACGGCGACTCGACGCCGCGCCCCGACCCGTCGCCGACCGACACGGACTACCTGCGGGCGGTGCTGGACGACGCCGGCGTCTCACGGGTCGGCGTCGTCGCGTTCTCCGGCGGTGCGGCCCACGCGCTCGCGTTCGCGGCGACCTGCGGAGAGCGCGTGACGGAAATCGACCTCGTGTCGGGCGCGACCCCGCCGTCGCTCCGAGACGAGACGCCAGTCACGATTCGACTCCTCGGGGCGCTGGCCGCGAAGACGCCGCGCCTCCTGACGGGACTGCTGGGCGTCCAGACGTGGCTGGCTAAGCGCGGGCCGCCCTCGGTCGTGGTCGGGCAGTACACCGCGGACGCCGACGAGATACCCGACGAGGCGGCCGAAATCGTAAGAGAGGACTTCGTCCGCGCGCTCGACTCCCACCGCGAAGGGATGGTCTCTGAGAGCGAGCAGGCGGTTCGGGAGTGGGAGTTCGCGCTGACCGACGTCGAGACGCCGGTCAGACTGTGGCACGGCGACCGCGACGAGAACGTCCCGGTCGCGGGCGCTCGACGCCTCGCCGAGACGCTGCCGACCGCGGGGGTGACCGTCTTCGAGGGGGAAGACCACCTCTCGACGCTGCTCCGGAGTCGGTCACGCATTCTCGACCGGCACGCTGGGGTCGACAGCGACGAGTGA
- a CDS encoding ABC transporter substrate-binding protein codes for MGTHDDTLSRRTYLKATAGASAAGLGSLTGLLGQDMQTLEVQHWWTGGDGAQAIQALFEGFQEQYPDIKVNQNPVSGGAGQNLQTVIKKRVLNDNPPSSWQAWPGANLLPYTRANKLENIEESVWSKNNMKSAYLQGPKQAAQPSGNYVTVPLNIHRINNLFYNVNVVEQAGVDPSSISKPSDLVGALEQVSNNTQAAGMAHQTKSGWSTLQLWATVLLGEHGLNTYTAFTEGKIEQNQQAIKNSLQIVKDYKQYFNDDAGSVGWTEANTKIINGQAGFFHQGDWAAGMYSPDNLAFQEGWNQVTFPGTDGYYMLNMDSFPFPKNNPSPEATTRFLRYVGSVDAQRRFNPKKGSIPPRTDVPQDAFGPFLQRQMKDFKNSEAQPPSTAHGLAVDPETLTNLEDAMATFISSWNVDRTYQGIAQAFQ; via the coding sequence ATGGGAACACACGACGACACGCTATCGAGACGTACGTATCTGAAAGCGACTGCCGGAGCGAGCGCCGCGGGACTCGGGAGTCTGACCGGTCTGCTCGGGCAGGACATGCAGACGCTAGAAGTACAGCACTGGTGGACCGGCGGCGACGGCGCGCAGGCGATTCAGGCCCTGTTCGAGGGGTTTCAGGAGCAGTATCCGGACATCAAGGTCAATCAGAACCCGGTGTCGGGCGGTGCGGGCCAGAACCTTCAGACCGTCATCAAGAAGCGCGTCCTGAACGACAATCCGCCGAGTTCGTGGCAGGCGTGGCCGGGCGCGAACCTGCTCCCGTACACGCGGGCGAACAAGTTGGAGAACATCGAGGAGTCGGTGTGGTCGAAGAACAACATGAAGTCGGCTTACCTGCAGGGACCGAAACAGGCCGCCCAACCGTCGGGCAACTACGTCACGGTCCCGCTGAACATCCACCGCATCAACAACCTGTTCTACAACGTGAACGTCGTCGAACAGGCCGGGGTGGACCCGTCGTCCATCTCGAAGCCCAGCGACCTCGTGGGCGCGCTCGAACAGGTCAGTAACAACACGCAGGCCGCCGGGATGGCCCACCAGACTAAATCCGGGTGGTCGACGCTCCAACTCTGGGCGACGGTCCTGCTCGGCGAACACGGACTGAACACCTACACCGCGTTCACCGAGGGGAAGATAGAGCAGAACCAGCAGGCCATCAAGAACTCGCTCCAGATAGTCAAAGACTACAAGCAGTACTTCAACGACGACGCAGGGTCGGTCGGGTGGACCGAGGCGAACACCAAGATAATCAACGGACAGGCCGGGTTCTTCCATCAGGGCGACTGGGCCGCCGGGATGTACTCGCCGGACAACTTGGCGTTTCAGGAGGGGTGGAATCAGGTCACGTTCCCCGGAACGGACGGCTACTACATGCTCAACATGGACTCGTTCCCCTTCCCGAAGAACAACCCGTCGCCGGAGGCCACGACCCGATTCCTGCGCTACGTCGGGAGCGTGGACGCCCAGCGCCGGTTCAACCCGAAGAAAGGGTCGATTCCGCCCCGAACCGACGTCCCGCAGGACGCCTTCGGGCCGTTCCTCCAGCGCCAGATGAAGGACTTCAAGAACTCGGAAGCCCAGCCGCCCTCGACGGCCCACGGACTCGCGGTGGACCCCGAGACGCTGACGAACCTCGAAGACGCGATGGCGACGTTCATCTCGTCGTGGAACGTGGACCGGACCTATCAGGGCATCGCGCAGGCGTTCCAGTAG